The Psychrobacter sp. 28M-43 genome segment GCAAGATTTACCTCGGCGTTTTCAACGTGCTCAATGTTTTTTAATTGTTTTTCGATACGCCCGACGCAAGATGCGCAACTCATGCCTTCAATGCTCAGCACTTCATGATAAGTAGGGGCTTTAGTATTTTTTGTTTTCATAACAACCTCTGTCGTTTTTAACTATATTTTTAATCTTATTTTCAAATCTATAGTGACAGCATATAGGTTGACATCATGGTAAGGTCAAGCGTATTTCTATAATACTTTTAAACCCGTTTATAGTAGCGTCTTATATTTATCGTTGAATACAAAATAGCTCAATTATGGTTTATTGTTGAAGGTGTGGCGGCATTAATTCTAAAATAGGGCAGGATAAATGGCTGATAATAAGATAAACTGCCCAGCGAGCGCTGATAGGGTTCGATAGCTCTCGATAGCTCTCGATCAATTCACTGTATTTGGCTACTAGCGAATAAAACATCAATAATAATAAACGCTGCTAACAATGACAGAGTACGCCGTCAACAGCAGGTGATATCAGCACCGTTAACACAAAACATTTATACAAGACCATTGATATTAAGGCACATCACTATGGAAGAAGTACCAAATACGATAGAACAAAGACCCGTATTCATGCCCAAAGTCAACAGTGACAATTTGGTAAAAACGGATATGGTTATGTTTGAGCGACATGTGGGATTTGCGACCAGACAAAAGAAAAAATCCATCAATGACTTACAGCAAGTCATTCGCAAAAAGTATGGATTTAAGCACGTGTTAGAGCTGTCTAGTAAATCTGGTAATAAGCTAAGCTTTCCTCTAAGCCCGTTTAGTTTAAAGATTACCGATGAGCATGATGGCAATCCATATAGTGTCGAAAATGCTTTTCAAGCCAGTATGGTTTTTGAAGATGGTGGTCCTTACACGGATTTGCTAACAGTAGCGCCAAGACAAGCCCGAAAGGATGAGCGATTGATGACCTCGGGCGAGCTCATTGGCTACAATTACTTTGGTATGGAGTGGGGAGTAGAGCCGTTAACGACGTTTTATGACTGGCTGTACGTGAATGCTCTAAAGCAAAACCCTCAACTACATGAGGAAGTGATTCAATATCAAGGGTTTACTGATATTACTTTCAATCCTAAAAAATCTATCCATAGTGCAGCGTATGCGTTGGCGCTGTTTGTGGCACTGCATAAAAGAGAATTGCTCGATAATGTTGAAGAACCAATGGCATTCTATGACTTATGCAATAATTTTAAAATCAGCAATACTGAACACCTGTTAGAAGAAGGTTGGGTCTAATAGTTAAGTCAGCGCTCGCTTAAGTTTGCTTAAACCAAAAGCTACGATGCATTATGTATCGTGGCTTTTTTATTTCTCTATGTTTAAAGCTATATATTCTCATCCCAATACGGCGGCGTGCCATAGTAGTTGGTCATAAAATCGATGAAGCATCTGACTTTGTGAGGTAGTAGTTTTCTATGGGCATAGACGGCATACAATCCCAAAGGGTCAGGTTCATATTCGGGCAGTACTATGTCCAACTTGCCAGTACTTAATGCTTCGCTAGCAATAAAAGTCGGCTGTAGTATCAATCCTCCGCCTGCAATAGCTGCTTCAACGAGTACGTCGCCATTATTACTATGGAAAACGCTACGTTCTTTGAATTGTTTGGTCTTTAGGTATTTGTAGATTTGACCCTTAGTTTCAACATTCATATAGCTATAATGCAAATAGCGATGCGATTCTAAATCCTCAAGTTGCTTAGGGGTGCCATGAGTTTTGAGGTACTTGGGCGAAGCGCATAATACCACGCGAATCGGAGCAATCTGCTTAGCGATAAGTGACGAGCTTTGGAGCTGTCCGATACGCAGGGCAATATCAAACCCTTCTTCAACGATATCTACTTTTCGATCACTCAACTGCAGATCAACGGTAACTGATGGATAGCGCTCCTGAAAATCAGTGATGAGTTTTGCCATATGCTTTAGGGCAAAGGAGACGGGCGCACTGATCCGCAGGACGCCTTTAGGGTGCTGCTGTAAGCCGCCTAATTGCGATGCCATCTCATCAATACTCAATAAAATCTGCTGTGCATGCGTAAAGTATTGACTGCCAGCTTCAGTCAGGCTGACTTTGCGTGTAGTACGGTTGAGCAGGCGAGTATGTAGTTCCTCCTCTAACTTTGCCACATACTTGCTTACTAGCTGCGGCGAGAGCTGCATCGTAATAGCCGCTTTACTAAAACTGCCTTCTGTTACTACCGCGACAAAAGCGCGCATGGCATCGATTCTATCCATATCTGTCCCTATCATTCTCTCGATATCAAATCCATTATAAACAGTATGTTGATAATTATTCAATATAACTGAGCTTACTCTTTTATAGCGTTGATAGTAAAGTGTGCCTATATCATTTTCGACACTATCTATTCTAATCATACCTTATGGAGTAAGCATCAATGAAGTCATCACTATTAAATACTATTTTGTCATCAAAAGCTGGAGTGGCGGCCCTAGTGCTTCGGGTACCCATTGGCCTGATTTTAGCAGCCCATGGCGCCCAAAAGTTATTTGGTTGGTTCGGTGGTAACGGACTGGCAGGTACGGCTCAGTGGTTAAGCAGTATGGGTATAGAGCCTGGCTACTTAATGGCGATACTCGCAGGCGGTGCTGAGTTCTTCGGTGGTCTGGCTCTGGTATTAGGTCTGCTAACCAGACCAGCAGCTTTAGCCGCAGCCTTTACCATGTTGGTGGCTATTTTTTCTGTCCATATTAGCAATGGGCTATTTGCTGATAATGGTGGTTATGAATATGCATTAACATTGATGGTAGCTACACTTGCTTTAGCCATCCAAGGTGGCGGCTCCCTCAGTATGGATAAAGTATTATCAGAAAAATTAGGATAGGTTTTATAGTTGTAAATGGTTTTATTCAATTTTCGTGAATAAAGCTGTTTAATTAGAGTCATTTAATAAAAGCAACAAGGGGAAAGCCATGACCACACTTTTATCTAATGAGCCAGTCAGCCAGCCTGTACTGTTTATACCGCATGGTGCAGGGCCTTGTTTTTTTATGGATTGGCAACCAGCGGATACGTGGCATGAGATGGCAACTTTTTTAAAGGGCATTTCTGCTCGTTTGCCTGAGCGACCAAAGGCTATCTTAATCATTAGTGCCCATTGGCAGAAGACTGAGTTTAGTATCACCGCTGGCAAGCAACCTGATCTCATTTATGATTATTATGGCTTTCCTGAGCATACTTATAATTTGACTTATCCAGCCTCAGGCGTACCAGCATTGGCGGAGCAAGTCAGTAGTCTACTGATAGAGGCAGGGGTAGGTAATAAACAAGATGCGGAGCGCGGTTTTGATCATGGGGTATTTATACCGCTTAAGCTAATGTTCCCTGAGGCAGATATTCCAGTGGTGCAACTATCCTTGCGTCATGATTTAGACCCACAAGCGCATTTGGCTGCTGGTCAGGCATTGGCGTCATTACGTACAGAGGGTGTGCTAATCGTCGGTAGCGGCATGAGCTTTCATAATATGCGCGGTTATGGCGATACCAGTTTTACTGAACCATCAGAGCGTTTTGATGAATGGCTAACGAATACTGTAGAATCAGCAGATTCGGATAAACGACTCACGGCCTTGACCAATTGGAAAAATGCTCCTCACGCGCTTGACTCACATCCATTAGGGGCAGAGGAGCATTTGTTACCGCTTATGATAGCGGTGGGTGCAGCAGGGAGTGATGCAGGTCGCAAAATCTATTCTGAGCAAGTGCTAAAAACGCAAATATCAGCCTTTCAGTTTGGTTGAATATGTTGAAACGTTTAATGCGTGGTATTTCAGCATGATTATCAAAAATAAAATATCCTTTGAATCTCAGACTCAAAGGACGTTTTAGATTAATACAGCAATTATTAATGGCATATCAAATTAGAGATAACGTCGCTTATTATTCGTAGTTTGCCACCACATTATTTCCATCAAGTTTGAATTTATAAGTATTGAGCACAATACTCTCATCATCTAAACACTGACCAGTAGCTAGGTTAAAGCGTTGCTTATAGATGGGTGAGGCCACATAAAGGACTTCTTTTGCTGTTCCTGTATCATCTGTAATCGTGGTTCCACCAATCAACCCCCGAGACAATACATTGGCTTGACTGAATGGATCGTAGTTATCAAGAGCAAATAAATCGTTCTGTTTGGTACGAAAGATAGCAATTTGTTTGCCATCTATCAGGGCGCAAACACCGGTTTCAGGAATGATATCGTCAAGTGTACAAATAGTCTGTTGGTTCATGAGGCGGTATCCTTAGTGATGATAATATTGCTCTGTATGAATGATAAATCCTGAGTGATAAGCTGCAATTTGCAAAACATGATTTGAGAAAATGAGTCGTAAAGCTTGAGTCTAAAAACATGAGTGGAAAAAACAGCGCCTTGCTTTTTGTGATAATTAACAAGGCACTCATCATTGGCTAGGCCAACTCAACCAGATTGATGGTTGCTTTTTCCGCATCAGTCGCTGGGCGAATCTGTTCACGATCAGTCACGAAAACGACATTATCATCGCCTTTCTCACTGTTTACAAAATGACGGAAACGCTTGAGTTTTTCGGTGTCGTTAATCGTTGCTGCCCACTCACACACGTAATTGTCGACCAACAATTGCATTTGTGCTTCGAGCTCATCTGCTATGCCCAAACTATCTTCAATAATGACAGCCTTCAAATAATCCAGCCCGCCATCTAAGCTTTCACGCCACTTTGAGGTACGCTGTAGCTTGTCCGCTGTTTTAATATAAAACATAATGATGCGGTCGATGTATTTGACCATGGTTTCGGTATCGAGATCGGTGGCGAACAGCTCGCCATGACGCGGGGTGATACCACCATTACCGCAGACAAATAAATTCCAGCCGTTTTCAGTCGCAATCATGCCAAAGTCTTTACTTTGCGCTTCCGCACATTCGCGCATACAGCCCGACACACCCATCTTGATTTTGTGCGGTGAGCGCACGCCTTTATAACGATTCTCTAATCTTAAGGCGAGGCCAATGCTGTCATCGACTCCGTAACGGCACCAGTTATTACCGATACAAGATTTCACGGTACGTAAAGATTTACCATAGGCATGACCAGTCTCAAAGCCTGCTTGTACCAGTTGCGTCCAAATATCAGGCAATTGCTCCATGCGTGCGCCAAACAGATCGACCCGCATCCCACCAGTGATTTTGGTGTACAAATTAAACTGCTTCGCTACTTGACCCAGTACGATGAGCTTGTCTGCAGTAATTTCACCGCCCGGCACACGCGGCACAACGGAATAAGTGCCGTCTTTTTGGATGTTACCTAAGTAGTAATCGTTACTGTCCTGTAGTGGTGTCAGTTCGGTTTTGAGTACGTAATCATTCCAGCACGATGCCAAAATAGAGGCGACCGTTGGTTTACATATCTCACAGCCATGACCGCTACCATGTTCAGTCAGTAATTCATCAAAGGTTTTGATGCCGTGCACACGAATCAGACTATATAAATCCTGACGAGAGTACGCAAAGTGCTCACACAAGTCATTGTTTACTTCAAAGCCCATGGCGGTGAGTTGATAGCTGACCGTATCTTTGACCATAGGGGCACAGCCGCCACAGCCACTACCAGCACTGGTCACGGTTTTTACATCGCTGACGGAGTATGCGCCGTTTTCGACGGCCGAGCAGATAGCGCCTTTGGTCACGTTGTAACAAGAACAAATCGTGGCAGTATCTGGCAGATTGTCGATGCCCATCACGGGTTTTTCGACATTGGGTAATATCAGGCTTTCTGGGTGTGCAGGTAGGTCAATGTCATTCAAATGCAATTGCAATAGGTTGTTATAGTCTTCGGTGTCGCCTACCAGTACAGCACCAAGCAAGCGTTTGTTATCAGGTGTGGTGACCAGTTTTTTGTAGATGCCCTCAGCAGGATTTTGATACAGGTAGCTTAAGCTGCCTTCACTCGTACCATGTGCGTCGCCAATACTGCCTACATCCACACCCATCAGTTTTAACTTGGTGCTCATGTCAGCACCCGTAAATATCTGCTTGCTATCACCAGCGATTTGCGCGGCACAGATACTGGCCATGTTGTAACCGGGAGCCACCAGACCAAATACTTTATTGTCCCATACTGCGCATTCGCCCACGGCATAAACATGATCTACATTGGTGCGACATTGCTCATTAATCAAGATGCCACCACGCCCGCCCATTTCGATACCGCATTCGGGGTTGTTTTTAATGAGACCGTCTTGCGGTCTAATACCGGCGCTAAACACAATCATATCGGTTGTTAGAGAGGTGCCATCTGTAAACTGCATGGTTAAATGTTGACCATCACCGATGGTGTCATCAGGGTTAAGTGCGGTATTAGACAGAATCTCTTTGGTGTTTTTCCCCGTCAGTACTTTGACACCAAGTGCTTCTATTTTACGCTTTAAGATCTCACCACCAGCGGCATCGAGCTGAACGCCCATCAATTGCGGTGCAAACTCGACCACATAGGTATCCAGCCCTAGCGTCACGAGCGCTTTTGCGGCTTCAAGCCCCAGTAGACCGCCACCAACCACCACGCCTTTTTTGACAGTGGGCAGATCGGCAATGGCTAAAATCTCATCTAAATCTGCAATGGTACGGTATACGTGGCAGTGCGGATGCTCGCGGCCTGGGATGGGCGGTACAAAAGGATATGAGCCAGTCGCTAGCACCAACTCAGAGTACTCAATAATATCGCCTGCCTCAGTAGTAATACGCTGACTGGCCGAATCGATATCTACAATACACTGATTCAAATGCAAATTAACTTTTGATAATTCGTAAGCCGTTAAATCTACTAGGTTCAGCTTACTGGCATCTTTATGTTCAAAGTAGCTCGACAAATAAACACGGTCATAAGCAGGGCGGTCTTCTTCAGCAAATACATGAATATCAAATTGCTGGTGCAGTCCTTGCTCAATTGCTCGTTCAATAAAGTGATGACCGACCATACCGTTGCCAATCACCACCAAATTGCCTTTGTTTTCTGTGTTTAATGCAGTGCTAATCATGCGTCTGTCCTTAGTAATGGGGCTGGTTGAACGCGGTCATCGTTTATTTTTTTATCACGCTATAAACGGCTCCGTCTCTCAACAACAGCTGATAAACAGCATTTAATACCTACTATTACAGAGTATTCAATAATCATGCCAGAGCACTTCGATTAGCTAGGTTTTTGCGCGTTGCTATTAGGCATAAAGGTATGCCGTATCGAGACCAGTCGCTTATGTACTAAGGTTTTTATGTCAGCATGATTAGCGTTGCTATTTGCCAAAAATCAGGGTGAGCACGATTGTTAACGACAGCGATATCAAAAATTAATGCACCAAAATAGACATTGCGATGCCCCAAGTTGGATGTTATTGCTGTTTATAAGGGAGGCTGATGGAGTGTTTTAAATCTGCTGTGTTAATGCTTTATTAGCATAAGCGTCAGGTGTGGTGATGGTTATAGACCCGCCAGTAAAGGCGCTTGGATAATTAACGAGTGCTGATCTTTATACAGATTTGGCAGTGTACACGGATAACTGGCATAACCATTGCACTGCTTGAAACATTGCTACTTATCATATTTGAATACTGCATTTTTTGAACACTTAGTACCTTTAGTACGTTGTCAGAACCCTGAAGTTAATCATTTGAGGAAGTTGCCTATGTCATCATCAGCCCCCGTTGCGCCTAGTAAAGACAAGCTTAATGTTTTGTCATTTACGGGTAAAAATAAAATCCTTCATTTAGGTTGGATGGCATTTTTCCTTACCTTTTTTGTATGGTTCAACCATGCACCATTTCTATCAGCGATTGGAGAAACACTCAATCTGAGTAAAGACCAAGTCAAAACACTACTCATTTTAAACGTGGCATTGACTATTCCTGCCCGCGTGATTATCGGGATGCTGACAGACCGTTTTGGCCCTCGTATTGTTTATACCGCCATTTTAGCCATTGGTGCTATTCCTTGTTTTACCTTTGCGTTCGCGCAGGATTACAACACCTTGGCACTGTCTCGATTTTTACTGGGTTTTGTGGGTGCAGGTTTTGTGGTGGGTATCCGTTTGATGAGTGATTGGTTTCCAACCAATGAATTGGGGACGGCTGAGGGCATTTATGGGGGGTGGGGTAATTTCGGCTCAGCAGCAGCGGCACTGTTATTGCCGACTATCGCGATTGGGGCTGCAGCAGTTTTCGGTGGTGATGAAGGTTGGCGTTATGCAACAGCCACATCAGGGGTAGTGATGGCGCTTTATAGCATCATTTTTTATAAGATGGCGCGTAATACACCCAAAGGGGCTACTTATTTTAAACCCAAAAAGTCAGGTGCCATGATGGTGACGTCATCGGGTGATTTTTGGTTAATGATGGTTTTTAAACTGCCTATGTATTTGGCATTGGCGCTATTGGCATGGAAACTATCACCTGATGGTGTGAGCTTGCTGAGCCAGTCTAGTGTCACCATGGTCTATATTGGCCTTGCGATACTGTATGTTTACGAGTTCATTAGTAGCTACCGTTTTAATAAAGAGGTTTTCACCACGCCTGTACCAGTGGCGCATCGTTATGATTTTAAGCAAGTAGGTATCTTAAATATTTTGTATTTTGCCACGTTCGGCTCAGAGCTTGCCGTCGTGTCGATGCTTCCTTTGTTTTACCAAGAAACTTTTAGTTTATCGATTGTAATGGCAGGGGTATTGGCATCGAGCTATGCCTTTATGAATCTCATGTCACGCCCAGGTGGCGGTTGGCTCAGTGATAAGTTTGGTCGCAAAATTACTTTGTTGATTTTGACAGCTGGTTTGGCCATCGGGTATCTATTAATGGGCTTCCTTGACTCAACATGGCCACTGGCACTGGCATTGTTAATTACGATGTTTTGCTCGTTCTTCGTACAGGCAGGTGAGGGCGCTGTTTTTGCGGTGATTCCTCTGATCAAACGCAGTATGACAGGGCAGTTTGCAGGGATGACAGGTGCGTATGGTAATGTTGGGTCAGTGGTGTATTTAACGGTGCTGAGCCTGGTGTCTTATCAAGTGTTTTTCTTTGTAATTGCCGCGACAGCAGTGGTTGGATTCTTTGCATTGTTTCTCTTAAAAGAGCCAGAAGGCATTATTATTGAAGAGATGCCAGATGGCACATTTGCCGAAATACAAGTGAGTCATAGATAGTATGGGGTGACGACAGATGACGATAACAGATGCAGCAAACGCCAATAGAAACAATAGTCAAAATGCGGATGAGATGGCTGCTCATTTCAATAAAGGTAATCCGTCATCTTTGATAGAGTCAAGTCAGTTTGTTGCTATTGATGAGACTAATGAAAGTAAGAGTATTGATGATGGCAGCACTGTATTATGGTGGCTTGATTTTTTTACTATGGCAGGTCGCAAGACTGAAAACCAAGACAGCTTACTTATCACCACCTGCTTGCCCTATCAATGTTCAGGTGCAGAATCATCTAATGCTAATCGCTCAATATCTCAAGCAAGATCTCACCCGTCCTCATCAGCCCCATTATTGGTGCTGATGGCAGATGGGGTCAGCGCTTGTCAGTTTCCAAAACAGGCAAGTAGGCTAGTGGTGAATACCATTGCTCACAAAATAACATTAGGGTTGACTGCACTGACACAATCGCAAGATGAGACGTCATCCATCAGTTTTGATGATGATCAAGTCGCCACTATTATCAAAACAGCAGTCAACAAAGCCAACGATATTCTATATTTTCCTCAATCGTATCAACGGGTGCCGCCGTTGTTGTCTACGTTATCAGGCTTGCTCTGTATCGGTGACCGTATTCACCTGTTTCATACAGGCGACTCTCGAATATACCGCGTTGGGGTAGATTGTCTGACAGTATTGAGCAAAGATCACCGCGTGCACCGCGGTCAAGATAAAGGAGCGCTTGCTGCAGCTATCGGCGCAGATAGCCAGATGGAGCTACAACAATCGGTATTTACCCTTCATCAAAACGAATGTTTGGCCATTATGACGGATGGGGTTTATGAGCATATAGAGCCCACAGAGTTGCAATTTGAGCTGTGCAGCAGTGCGACTGATATACTTCAGTTGATGACCACCACACACGAATTACCGCTAGGACTTAACACCAGTCAAGCCGTATGCGAGCAAGCCTTTAGTGCAGGTAGTCATGACAATCTAAGCATGGTTATGCTGAGTATGAACACACGCTCAGCCCGTTTTACTTCTATCAATGGCTCCAAGGGTATTAGTCATTTAAATGGCATTGACTTTGATAATCTGGATACGGTCATACATGATGTGAATCGCTACCAGCTGCCAACCGATTTACAGATAGGCGATCATATTGACGGCTTTACTGTGATTGGTATCATTGCTCGTACTGCTCGCAGTCACGTGTACTGGGTAAAAGATGAATACAACCATGACTTTGTTTTAAAATCACCCAGTTTAGACTCTGTTGCCGATGGTCACTATCTGCGTGATTTTCTAAAAGAACGTAAAATTGGTTTGAGCCTATCAAAACATCGCCGCGCAGGAGAGTCGGCTTACAATCAAGCTGATCCCAATCGATTGCCTGTCAATCCTGCATCCAACAATAGTGGTCATAACGTGGGCTCTGGGCTCAGTGAGTCGGGGCTGCTGCGTTACTATCCAGTACCAGCAAGTACCACATACTTATATCATTTGACTGAATATATCGCCGGTGAGAGTTTACGGAACTTTATGGATCGTCATGCGCCTTGTGATGTGTGGCAAACCTTTGATTTACTCACCAAAATTGGCATGGCAGTTCGAGTCATGCATCGCAACTATCTGCTGCATCAAGACATCAAACCTGAAAATATTCTTTTGACCAAATCTGGTGCGGTCAAACTGATTGATTTTGGTTCCGCCAGTTCCTCTATCTTAAAAGACAGTACGCGACCACCAAATGGTGATTTGCACTATGCTGCACCAGAATATTACACCGATGCACCAAAAGGCGTGCATTCTGACTTGTTCTCGATTGCAGTGATTGGTTATGAACTGCTGA includes the following:
- a CDS encoding DarT1-associated NADAR antitoxin family protein; translation: MEEVPNTIEQRPVFMPKVNSDNLVKTDMVMFERHVGFATRQKKKSINDLQQVIRKKYGFKHVLELSSKSGNKLSFPLSPFSLKITDEHDGNPYSVENAFQASMVFEDGGPYTDLLTVAPRQARKDERLMTSGELIGYNYFGMEWGVEPLTTFYDWLYVNALKQNPQLHEEVIQYQGFTDITFNPKKSIHSAAYALALFVALHKRELLDNVEEPMAFYDLCNNFKISNTEHLLEEGWV
- a CDS encoding LysR family transcriptional regulator, with product MDRIDAMRAFVAVVTEGSFSKAAITMQLSPQLVSKYVAKLEEELHTRLLNRTTRKVSLTEAGSQYFTHAQQILLSIDEMASQLGGLQQHPKGVLRISAPVSFALKHMAKLITDFQERYPSVTVDLQLSDRKVDIVEEGFDIALRIGQLQSSSLIAKQIAPIRVVLCASPKYLKTHGTPKQLEDLESHRYLHYSYMNVETKGQIYKYLKTKQFKERSVFHSNNGDVLVEAAIAGGGLILQPTFIASEALSTGKLDIVLPEYEPDPLGLYAVYAHRKLLPHKVRCFIDFMTNYYGTPPYWDENI
- a CDS encoding DoxX family protein, producing MKSSLLNTILSSKAGVAALVLRVPIGLILAAHGAQKLFGWFGGNGLAGTAQWLSSMGIEPGYLMAILAGGAEFFGGLALVLGLLTRPAALAAAFTMLVAIFSVHISNGLFADNGGYEYALTLMVATLALAIQGGGSLSMDKVLSEKLG
- a CDS encoding DODA-type extradiol aromatic ring-opening family dioxygenase codes for the protein MTTLLSNEPVSQPVLFIPHGAGPCFFMDWQPADTWHEMATFLKGISARLPERPKAILIISAHWQKTEFSITAGKQPDLIYDYYGFPEHTYNLTYPASGVPALAEQVSSLLIEAGVGNKQDAERGFDHGVFIPLKLMFPEADIPVVQLSLRHDLDPQAHLAAGQALASLRTEGVLIVGSGMSFHNMRGYGDTSFTEPSERFDEWLTNTVESADSDKRLTALTNWKNAPHALDSHPLGAEEHLLPLMIAVGAAGSDAGRKIYSEQVLKTQISAFQFG
- the nirD gene encoding nitrite reductase small subunit NirD → MNQQTICTLDDIIPETGVCALIDGKQIAIFRTKQNDLFALDNYDPFSQANVLSRGLIGGTTITDDTGTAKEVLYVASPIYKQRFNLATGQCLDDESIVLNTYKFKLDGNNVVANYE
- the nirB gene encoding nitrite reductase large subunit NirB, translated to MISTALNTENKGNLVVIGNGMVGHHFIERAIEQGLHQQFDIHVFAEEDRPAYDRVYLSSYFEHKDASKLNLVDLTAYELSKVNLHLNQCIVDIDSASQRITTEAGDIIEYSELVLATGSYPFVPPIPGREHPHCHVYRTIADLDEILAIADLPTVKKGVVVGGGLLGLEAAKALVTLGLDTYVVEFAPQLMGVQLDAAGGEILKRKIEALGVKVLTGKNTKEILSNTALNPDDTIGDGQHLTMQFTDGTSLTTDMIVFSAGIRPQDGLIKNNPECGIEMGGRGGILINEQCRTNVDHVYAVGECAVWDNKVFGLVAPGYNMASICAAQIAGDSKQIFTGADMSTKLKLMGVDVGSIGDAHGTSEGSLSYLYQNPAEGIYKKLVTTPDNKRLLGAVLVGDTEDYNNLLQLHLNDIDLPAHPESLILPNVEKPVMGIDNLPDTATICSCYNVTKGAICSAVENGAYSVSDVKTVTSAGSGCGGCAPMVKDTVSYQLTAMGFEVNNDLCEHFAYSRQDLYSLIRVHGIKTFDELLTEHGSGHGCEICKPTVASILASCWNDYVLKTELTPLQDSNDYYLGNIQKDGTYSVVPRVPGGEITADKLIVLGQVAKQFNLYTKITGGMRVDLFGARMEQLPDIWTQLVQAGFETGHAYGKSLRTVKSCIGNNWCRYGVDDSIGLALRLENRYKGVRSPHKIKMGVSGCMRECAEAQSKDFGMIATENGWNLFVCGNGGITPRHGELFATDLDTETMVKYIDRIIMFYIKTADKLQRTSKWRESLDGGLDYLKAVIIEDSLGIADELEAQMQLLVDNYVCEWAATINDTEKLKRFRHFVNSEKGDDNVVFVTDREQIRPATDAEKATINLVELA
- a CDS encoding NarK family nitrate/nitrite MFS transporter is translated as MSSSAPVAPSKDKLNVLSFTGKNKILHLGWMAFFLTFFVWFNHAPFLSAIGETLNLSKDQVKTLLILNVALTIPARVIIGMLTDRFGPRIVYTAILAIGAIPCFTFAFAQDYNTLALSRFLLGFVGAGFVVGIRLMSDWFPTNELGTAEGIYGGWGNFGSAAAALLLPTIAIGAAAVFGGDEGWRYATATSGVVMALYSIIFYKMARNTPKGATYFKPKKSGAMMVTSSGDFWLMMVFKLPMYLALALLAWKLSPDGVSLLSQSSVTMVYIGLAILYVYEFISSYRFNKEVFTTPVPVAHRYDFKQVGILNILYFATFGSELAVVSMLPLFYQETFSLSIVMAGVLASSYAFMNLMSRPGGGWLSDKFGRKITLLILTAGLAIGYLLMGFLDSTWPLALALLITMFCSFFVQAGEGAVFAVIPLIKRSMTGQFAGMTGAYGNVGSVVYLTVLSLVSYQVFFFVIAATAVVGFFALFLLKEPEGIIIEEMPDGTFAEIQVSHR
- a CDS encoding protein kinase domain-containing protein, coding for MTITDAANANRNNSQNADEMAAHFNKGNPSSLIESSQFVAIDETNESKSIDDGSTVLWWLDFFTMAGRKTENQDSLLITTCLPYQCSGAESSNANRSISQARSHPSSSAPLLVLMADGVSACQFPKQASRLVVNTIAHKITLGLTALTQSQDETSSISFDDDQVATIIKTAVNKANDILYFPQSYQRVPPLLSTLSGLLCIGDRIHLFHTGDSRIYRVGVDCLTVLSKDHRVHRGQDKGALAAAIGADSQMELQQSVFTLHQNECLAIMTDGVYEHIEPTELQFELCSSATDILQLMTTTHELPLGLNTSQAVCEQAFSAGSHDNLSMVMLSMNTRSARFTSINGSKGISHLNGIDFDNLDTVIHDVNRYQLPTDLQIGDHIDGFTVIGIIARTARSHVYWVKDEYNHDFVLKSPSLDSVADGHYLRDFLKERKIGLSLSKHRRAGESAYNQADPNRLPVNPASNNSGHNVGSGLSESGLLRYYPVPASTTYLYHLTEYIAGESLRNFMDRHAPCDVWQTFDLLTKIGMAVRVMHRNYLLHQDIKPENILLTKSGAVKLIDFGSASSSILKDSTRPPNGDLHYAAPEYYTDAPKGVHSDLFSIAVIGYELLTGQLPFNTQTLMMPNQTLMMPAQPLRQQNVPDASQQALMRALHVNTNARYQAIGEFLQDFNPDNKAHSRDPEPLIKRNPLLVWHGICFIEFVIILLLLAYFS